The Patescibacteria group bacterium genome contains a region encoding:
- a CDS encoding glutaredoxin domain-containing protein — translation MPNQKKVLIYSTPTCPFCHQTKDYLNEKKIVFTDFDVATDSAKAQEMIDKSGQMGVPVLDIEGKIIVGFDKEAIDKELGL, via the coding sequence ATGCCTAATCAAAAAAAGGTTTTAATTTACTCAACTCCAACCTGTCCCTTTTGCCACCAGACAAAAGATTATCTGAATGAGAAAAAAATTGTCTTTACTGATTTTGACGTAGCCACAGATTCTGCCAAGGCCCAGGAAATGATAGATAAGTCAGGCCAGATGGGCGTGCCGGTTTTGGATATTGAAGGCAAAATTATAGTGGGTTTTGACAAAGAGGCGATTGATAAGGAACTCGGACTTTAA
- a CDS encoding flavodoxin: MEKDDMSREAGFAFGGRSIVIFYTRSGNTQFVAEEIATVLGSDLRPLVDKKSRQGAWGYFWAGFDAIMKNRTRLEDFKLDLAQYDLIFLGTPNWAANVPPAIRTFLAQSYLTNKKLVLFCTQDGMGAGQVFNNLRLLAKGAEIIDEKFFNKVNLNKEAIRLQVRDWLKKFAVKTTD, translated from the coding sequence ATGGAAAAAGATGATATGTCCCGCGAAGCGGGATTCGCCTTTGGCGGACGCTCAATCGTAATTTTTTATACGCGCTCTGGCAATACCCAATTTGTAGCAGAAGAAATTGCCACTGTCTTAGGTTCGGATTTGAGGCCTCTGGTAGACAAAAAGTCGCGCCAAGGGGCATGGGGGTATTTCTGGGCAGGATTTGATGCTATTATGAAAAACAGGACCAGATTAGAAGATTTCAAGCTTGACCTGGCTCAATATGACTTAATTTTTTTAGGCACGCCAAATTGGGCTGCGAATGTACCGCCTGCAATCAGGACTTTTTTAGCCCAGAGTTATTTAACTAATAAAAAATTAGTCTTGTTCTGTACTCAGGATGGCATGGGCGCTGGCCAGGTTTTTAATAATTTACGTTTATTAGCCAAGGGCGCTGAAATTATAGATGAGAAATTTTTTAATAAAGTTAATTTGAATAAAGAGGCGATTCGTTTACAGGTTCGCGACTGGCTGAAAAAATTTGCTGTCAAAACCACAGATTAA